In the Kaistella sp. 97-N-M2 genome, one interval contains:
- a CDS encoding ferritin-like domain-containing protein — translation MNLLTILDKLSDDKFFSTETSRLGSLSQISNFGKKAALAGIPLGLGSLMATSAKAETTQSSGSAFAPASALTDALQLALTLEYLEDEYYREGVAKPGLIPSGDRAVFMQISKHETAHVAFLKATLTSLGTTPGSKPNFDFTAGGNFQPFDDYETFMTLAQAFEDTGVRAYKGQAGNVASNKPVLQAALQIHSVEARHASQVRRMRMNKGWIELNNGGNMPAATDAVYAGEENVLQAGFNTSRLFGAAAGSASFDETITGDQAAMIAGLFIS, via the coding sequence ATGAATTTACTTACGATATTAGATAAACTTTCGGATGACAAGTTTTTTTCGACCGAAACATCACGTTTAGGAAGTCTCTCTCAGATTTCAAATTTTGGAAAAAAGGCTGCTCTTGCCGGCATCCCGCTTGGCTTGGGATCATTGATGGCAACTTCTGCAAAAGCAGAAACTACACAAAGTTCGGGTTCCGCTTTTGCCCCGGCGTCTGCATTAACTGATGCTTTGCAGTTAGCCTTGACTTTAGAATATCTCGAAGACGAGTATTACAGAGAAGGAGTGGCCAAACCAGGATTAATTCCAAGTGGTGACCGTGCCGTTTTTATGCAGATCAGTAAACACGAAACTGCTCACGTCGCTTTTTTGAAAGCAACATTGACTTCTTTAGGAACTACACCAGGCTCAAAGCCGAATTTCGACTTTACAGCAGGTGGAAATTTCCAACCCTTTGACGATTACGAAACTTTTATGACTCTTGCACAGGCTTTTGAAGATACCGGCGTACGGGCCTATAAAGGTCAGGCTGGGAACGTAGCATCAAACAAACCGGTTCTGCAGGCGGCTTTACAAATTCATTCTGTAGAAGCCAGACATGCCTCTCAGGTGAGAAGAATGCGTATGAACAAAGGCTGGATTGAGTTAAATAATGGCGGCAACATGCCTGCAGCAACCGACGCGGTGTACGCTGGTGAAGAAAACGTTCTGCAAGCTGGTTTCAATACCTCGAGATTATTTGGCGCAGCTGCCGGATCAGCTTCATTTGATGAGACAATAACTGGAGATCAGGCAGCAATGATCGCAGGTTTGTTTATCAGTTAA
- a CDS encoding ferritin-like domain-containing protein — protein MEKQIHVSNKGATLDTSRRNFLKLGGVGLVVAGLTLAGCRDDDYQYVDQDGIFDLGTGDVGILNYAYALEQLEADFYTKVVNNFYGGISSVEKQVFTDIYNHEVIHRDFFQAAITAAGAMPTPKLEFKYDGVDFNSRASILATSKALEDTGVAAYNGAGKYIKNLDYLVIAGKIVSVEARHASAIRDLINPRSMDFSGDDVIDVNGLDVAKEPKDIVAGAGVFFKTPFTWKEQGIG, from the coding sequence ATGGAAAAACAAATTCACGTATCGAACAAAGGAGCAACTTTGGATACAAGCAGAAGGAATTTTCTAAAGTTAGGCGGTGTAGGTCTGGTAGTAGCAGGTCTTACGTTAGCTGGCTGTAGAGATGACGATTATCAGTATGTAGATCAGGACGGCATTTTCGATCTTGGCACCGGAGATGTAGGAATTCTCAATTATGCCTATGCTTTGGAACAGTTAGAAGCCGACTTTTATACGAAAGTAGTCAACAATTTTTATGGTGGGATTTCTTCTGTGGAGAAGCAGGTATTTACAGATATTTATAACCACGAGGTTATTCACAGAGACTTTTTCCAGGCTGCAATAACTGCTGCGGGTGCCATGCCCACTCCAAAGTTAGAATTTAAGTACGATGGCGTGGATTTTAATAGCAGAGCGTCGATTCTGGCAACTTCCAAAGCGCTGGAAGATACCGGTGTAGCTGCCTATAACGGTGCAGGAAAATATATTAAAAATTTAGATTACCTCGTAATTGCAGGTAAAATTGTAAGTGTAGAGGCGAGACATGCGTCAGCCATTCGAGATCTTATTAATCCTCGATCTATGGATTTTTCTGGTGATGATGTTATCGACGTGAACGGTCTGGACGTAGCGAAAGAACCAAAAGATATCGTCGCTGGTGCAGGTGTATTTTTCAAAACTCCATTTACCTGGAAAGAGCAGGGAATAGGATAA
- the recJ gene encoding single-stranded-DNA-specific exonuclease RecJ, producing MNQKWIYKPEPNEDIVDGLSSSLGFGTFESKILVMRGIDNYQKAREFFKPNLNDIHNPFLMKDMQLAVDRIATAIENGEKIMVYGDYDVDGTTAVALMYLYLSKIVDKKYLTYYIPDRNIEGYGISNEGIDFAKEYGFSLIIALDCGIKAIDKVEYAKNLNVDFIICDHHLPGEKIPAAIAVLDPKRVDCRYPFKELSGCGVGFKLCQGLNTIYKIPEAELFELTDLLAISIAADIVSMTGENRVLAKQGLKVLRKSRNLGLRMLIPEDKLATFEISNIVFEIAPKINAAGRISHGKAAVELMVSDNLKQAHQIVNDIITLNDSRREMDTSSTVEALLQVETTGQLNNYSTVVYGAGWNKGVIGIVASRLTETFYKPTIVFADGNNGEMVASARSIADFDVHDALENCSDLFLKFGGHPAAAGLSMDKDKFDLFKDKFESVVAAKIQEHQKEPSVTIDSVVELDDLNKDFFNFHRKLSPFGPNNMKPVLVLKNQKVSGYVKTMGKDSNHLKFFIKQESSGRNIECVGFKLGKYSDQFREKTFDIAFTAEENHWKGNVTYFLNIRDVKFN from the coding sequence ATGAATCAAAAATGGATTTACAAACCCGAACCCAATGAAGATATTGTGGATGGACTTAGTTCTTCACTAGGCTTTGGAACATTCGAATCCAAAATCCTCGTCATGCGTGGCATTGATAATTATCAGAAGGCCCGCGAATTCTTCAAGCCGAACCTCAACGACATCCATAACCCGTTTCTCATGAAAGACATGCAGCTTGCGGTCGACCGTATTGCCACTGCAATTGAGAATGGGGAGAAAATAATGGTTTATGGAGATTATGATGTGGACGGAACTACCGCCGTCGCATTAATGTACCTTTACCTCAGCAAAATTGTAGATAAAAAATACCTAACCTACTATATACCCGACCGGAATATTGAGGGATATGGCATTTCAAATGAAGGCATCGATTTTGCGAAAGAATATGGTTTTTCCCTGATTATAGCCCTCGACTGCGGCATCAAAGCGATCGATAAAGTGGAATATGCGAAAAACTTGAACGTAGACTTTATCATTTGTGACCACCATTTACCCGGCGAAAAAATTCCTGCCGCAATAGCGGTTTTAGATCCTAAGAGAGTAGACTGCCGCTATCCCTTTAAAGAACTTTCGGGTTGTGGCGTGGGCTTTAAGCTCTGCCAGGGATTAAATACGATTTATAAAATTCCCGAAGCCGAACTTTTTGAACTGACCGATCTTTTGGCCATCTCCATCGCCGCAGATATTGTTTCGATGACGGGTGAAAACAGAGTTTTGGCCAAACAGGGCCTCAAAGTTCTGCGGAAATCCCGAAACCTTGGCTTAAGAATGTTGATCCCGGAAGATAAATTGGCCACCTTCGAAATCTCCAACATTGTTTTTGAAATTGCGCCAAAAATTAACGCTGCCGGCAGAATTTCGCATGGTAAAGCTGCCGTAGAATTAATGGTTTCCGACAATCTGAAACAGGCGCATCAAATTGTAAACGACATTATAACGTTGAACGATTCGCGCCGGGAAATGGATACGAGCAGCACCGTTGAAGCACTGTTACAGGTAGAAACAACCGGCCAGCTCAATAATTACTCCACCGTTGTATATGGCGCCGGCTGGAACAAAGGAGTGATCGGAATTGTAGCCTCGCGCCTTACCGAAACCTTCTACAAACCCACGATTGTTTTTGCGGACGGAAATAACGGCGAAATGGTAGCATCGGCGCGCTCAATCGCCGATTTCGATGTACATGATGCGCTGGAAAACTGTTCTGATCTTTTTTTAAAATTTGGCGGCCACCCTGCTGCAGCCGGACTTTCGATGGATAAAGATAAATTCGATCTTTTTAAAGATAAATTTGAAAGTGTGGTAGCGGCGAAAATTCAGGAACATCAAAAAGAACCAAGCGTAACCATCGATTCCGTAGTGGAACTGGATGATTTAAATAAAGATTTTTTCAACTTTCACCGCAAACTTTCGCCCTTTGGTCCGAACAATATGAAACCCGTTTTAGTTCTAAAAAATCAAAAGGTTTCTGGGTACGTAAAAACGATGGGTAAAGACAGCAATCATTTAAAATTCTTCATCAAACAGGAGTCCAGCGGACGAAATATTGAGTGCGTCGGCTTTAAACTTGGCAAATACTCCGATCAGTTTCGGGAAAAAACTTTCGACATCGCTTTTACCGCCGAAGAAAATCACTGGAAAGGAAATGTGACTTACTTTTTAAACATCCGCGACGTCAAGTTTAATTAA
- a CDS encoding NAD(P)H-dependent oxidoreductase gives MKKTLVIFAHPYFEYSTANLELVKIYEGIENLHFKDLYEEYPDFHIPAFRERKRIRQYERLVFHFPLIWFSIPPLLKLWIDEVFDMTWTANVNHPLQNKDAVIIVTVGGKEENYTENGLYQTKISELLKSLTLSLRVNNIKVIDFITVYDADDLEKEELQEVSAQIQKTLQKP, from the coding sequence TTGAAAAAAACCCTTGTAATTTTTGCGCATCCTTACTTCGAATATTCTACGGCAAACCTGGAATTGGTAAAGATTTATGAGGGAATTGAAAACTTGCACTTTAAAGATTTATACGAAGAATATCCGGATTTTCATATTCCTGCGTTTCGGGAACGGAAAAGAATCCGCCAGTATGAAAGATTGGTTTTTCACTTTCCGCTCATCTGGTTCAGTATTCCGCCGCTGCTTAAATTGTGGATCGACGAGGTTTTCGATATGACCTGGACGGCGAACGTGAATCATCCACTACAAAACAAAGATGCCGTAATTATTGTAACCGTGGGCGGAAAGGAAGAAAACTACACCGAAAACGGCTTATATCAAACAAAGATTTCAGAATTATTAAAATCTCTAACGCTCTCTTTACGCGTGAACAACATCAAAGTCATCGATTTTATTACAGTATATGATGCCGACGATTTAGAAAAAGAAGAACTTCAGGAAGTTTCGGCCCAAATTCAAAAAACCTTACAAAAACCATGA
- a CDS encoding monovalent cation:proton antiporter-2 (CPA2) family protein: MENSLAMTALIFLGAAIIMVPLVRKLGLSSVIGFILGGIIIGPFVLKLTGHDSDDIMHTTEFGVIMLLFLIGLEIEPKKFWKIRKKIFGMGLSQMLLTVVILFSIFYVAKWRPDQALVAALCFALSSTAIVLQTLKEKNIFRTEAGESSFSILLFQDISVIPILALLPVIASRPKDQEKMILLQYLPDWLQPFSIILGVLLLIFLGRYIFVPFLRYVSRSGMNELLTASSLFLVIGVSELMDAVGLSPALGAFIAGVMLATSEFRHELESQIDPFKGLLLAVFFVSVGATINFFVIMEDPMFIFTTTVVVLAVKFGVLFGVGKFFKLKIDQNFMVAFALSQIGEFAFVLINYSTNLYLLDPKLNAQLLAITAITMCVTPILLIINDKFIEPRWHKPQNDDDEITEPVKQQKIIIVGFGHFGSTVGRLLRVNGIKATVLDNDPERVNLLRSNGFKVYFGDAAKPGILRSAGAETADLLILCLDSPEKNKFVVEYAQEKFPQLKIFVRAKNRIDAYDFINNGVDNIYRETLGTAVNMAVDILTATGMRSYAARRLGQRFMLIDKAVTRKLATENSDTKTTFTMKEYLEREAELLAQDSHSFDESQWNENEGF; encoded by the coding sequence ATGGAAAATTCACTTGCAATGACCGCGCTTATTTTTTTGGGTGCAGCCATCATTATGGTGCCGCTCGTCCGGAAGTTGGGCCTGAGTTCGGTAATTGGTTTTATTTTAGGGGGCATCATCATTGGACCTTTTGTTTTGAAACTGACGGGGCACGATTCCGACGACATTATGCATACCACGGAGTTTGGGGTAATTATGTTGTTATTTTTGATCGGACTGGAGATTGAACCGAAAAAATTCTGGAAAATCCGAAAGAAAATTTTTGGGATGGGTTTAAGCCAAATGCTGCTCACCGTGGTGATCCTTTTCAGCATTTTTTACGTGGCAAAATGGCGACCCGATCAGGCGTTGGTGGCGGCATTGTGTTTTGCGCTTTCTTCCACGGCCATTGTGCTCCAAACGCTGAAAGAAAAAAATATTTTCCGAACAGAAGCTGGGGAATCATCTTTTTCTATCCTGCTTTTTCAGGATATTTCGGTGATCCCGATCCTGGCTTTGTTACCCGTTATCGCATCGCGACCGAAAGATCAGGAGAAAATGATCCTTTTGCAGTATCTGCCGGATTGGCTGCAGCCGTTCTCCATTATTTTGGGCGTGCTTCTTCTGATATTTCTGGGACGTTATATATTTGTGCCCTTTTTACGCTATGTTTCGCGGTCCGGGATGAACGAATTATTAACCGCCTCCTCACTTTTTCTTGTTATCGGCGTATCTGAACTTATGGATGCCGTGGGTTTAAGTCCCGCTTTGGGCGCTTTTATTGCGGGAGTTATGTTGGCCACAAGTGAATTTCGGCACGAACTGGAAAGCCAGATCGATCCTTTCAAGGGATTACTGCTGGCTGTATTTTTTGTGAGCGTTGGGGCAACCATCAACTTTTTTGTGATCATGGAAGATCCCATGTTTATCTTCACCACCACGGTGGTTGTTCTCGCAGTAAAATTCGGAGTTCTTTTTGGGGTGGGAAAATTTTTCAAATTAAAGATAGATCAAAACTTTATGGTCGCCTTTGCGCTGTCCCAAATTGGTGAATTTGCCTTTGTGCTGATTAATTATTCAACAAATCTATATTTGCTGGATCCCAAGCTTAACGCGCAGTTACTGGCTATTACAGCGATTACCATGTGTGTGACTCCCATTTTGTTAATCATCAACGATAAATTCATCGAACCGCGCTGGCACAAACCCCAAAACGACGACGACGAAATTACAGAACCCGTTAAACAGCAGAAAATAATTATCGTTGGTTTCGGTCATTTTGGAAGCACCGTCGGAAGATTGCTGCGGGTGAACGGCATTAAAGCGACGGTTTTGGACAATGATCCCGAACGCGTGAATCTGTTACGATCCAATGGCTTTAAAGTTTATTTCGGCGACGCTGCGAAACCCGGGATTTTACGCTCTGCCGGCGCTGAAACTGCGGATCTGCTGATCCTTTGCCTGGACAGCCCCGAGAAAAATAAATTCGTGGTGGAATATGCGCAGGAAAAATTTCCGCAACTGAAAATATTTGTGCGCGCGAAGAACCGTATCGATGCCTACGATTTTATCAATAACGGCGTTGATAATATTTACCGCGAAACTTTGGGAACTGCCGTCAACATGGCCGTTGATATTTTAACCGCCACAGGCATGCGGTCTTATGCAGCCCGAAGACTGGGGCAACGCTTTATGCTCATTGATAAAGCGGTAACGCGTAAATTAGCCACCGAAAACAGCGATACCAAAACCACTTTTACAATGAAGGAATATCTGGAACGGGAAGCCGAACTTTTGGCGCAGGACAGTCACTCTTTCGATGAATCGCAATGGAACGAAAATGAAGGGTTTTAA
- a CDS encoding alpha-amylase family glycosyl hydrolase, whose product MKNWFLILVLSVLGTTTAKSQTTDSQYQPKEYVEITHPEWSKNATIYEVNLRQYTQEGTFAAFEKHLPRLKKMGVDIIWLMPIHPIGEKNRKGSLGSYYSVKDFKAINPEFGTMTDFQHLVDQIHSMGMYVIIDWVGNHSAWDNPLATEHPEWYTKTRAGNYQPTPWYDWDDVIDFDYDQPDFRKYMTEALKFWLKEANIDGYRADVAGFIPVDFWENARKELDEIKPVFMLAEWESRDLFKKSFDMTYSWSLWEQLRIAVNQQKLPGLVEYLSHDVNSVPRNAYRMTFTDNHDKNSWEGNPYLNFGEGLKTAIVMTGVVNGMMLCYSGQEAGLNRSLKFFEKDPIDWKYNENEVLFNKLFHLKHKNQALWNGKYGGEMIRVVNDQQDKIISFHREKNTDAVLPILNFSKETVKVNLDTKYFRGKYKELFTGKLFNLKDKTSLEMAPWSYLVLVKE is encoded by the coding sequence ATGAAAAACTGGTTTTTAATTTTAGTGTTGAGTGTTTTGGGAACGACGACCGCTAAAAGCCAAACCACAGATTCCCAGTATCAACCCAAAGAGTATGTAGAAATCACGCATCCGGAATGGAGCAAAAATGCGACAATCTACGAAGTGAATCTTCGGCAGTATACGCAGGAAGGAACATTTGCGGCCTTCGAAAAGCATCTGCCGCGTCTGAAAAAAATGGGGGTCGATATCATCTGGCTCATGCCGATTCATCCGATTGGGGAGAAAAACAGAAAAGGAAGTTTAGGCAGTTATTATTCTGTGAAAGACTTTAAAGCCATCAATCCGGAGTTTGGAACCATGACAGATTTTCAGCATTTGGTGGATCAAATTCATTCCATGGGGATGTATGTGATTATCGATTGGGTTGGAAATCATTCTGCCTGGGATAACCCGCTGGCAACCGAACATCCCGAGTGGTACACCAAAACAAGAGCCGGAAATTATCAGCCCACACCGTGGTATGATTGGGATGATGTCATCGATTTCGATTACGACCAGCCGGATTTTAGAAAATACATGACCGAGGCCCTGAAATTTTGGCTGAAAGAAGCAAATATAGACGGATACAGAGCCGATGTCGCAGGTTTTATTCCTGTAGATTTTTGGGAAAATGCCAGAAAAGAACTCGATGAAATAAAACCGGTTTTCATGCTGGCGGAATGGGAGAGTCGGGATCTGTTTAAAAAATCCTTCGACATGACGTACTCCTGGAGTTTGTGGGAGCAGCTGCGGATTGCTGTCAACCAGCAGAAATTGCCGGGGTTAGTGGAGTATCTTTCGCACGACGTCAATTCAGTTCCGCGGAATGCTTACCGCATGACTTTTACCGATAATCACGATAAAAATTCCTGGGAAGGAAATCCTTACCTCAACTTCGGCGAGGGCTTGAAAACGGCAATCGTGATGACCGGTGTTGTGAATGGAATGATGCTTTGCTACAGTGGACAGGAAGCCGGATTAAACAGAAGCTTAAAATTTTTCGAGAAAGATCCTATTGACTGGAAATACAATGAAAACGAAGTGTTATTCAACAAGCTGTTCCACTTGAAACACAAAAATCAGGCTTTGTGGAACGGGAAATATGGCGGTGAAATGATTCGCGTCGTCAATGATCAGCAGGATAAGATCATTTCTTTTCATCGCGAAAAAAATACCGATGCGGTTTTGCCAATTCTCAATTTTTCTAAGGAAACAGTTAAAGTAAATCTCGATACCAAGTATTTTCGGGGTAAATACAAAGAACTTTTTACAGGGAAATTATTTAATCTGAAAGACAAAACATCCCTCGAAATGGCGCCGTGGTCGTACCTCGTCCTGGTGAAGGAATGA
- a CDS encoding type II 3-dehydroquinate dehydratase: MKILILNGPNLNLLGQREPEIYGSLTMEDFLETLKNDFPAHEILFYQSNIEGEIINRLQVNDFEALILNAGAFTHYSYAIADCLKNIGKPKIEVHISNIYKREDFRQKSVTAAYTDGILSGFGLEGYRLAILSLNK; this comes from the coding sequence ATGAAAATTTTAATCCTGAACGGTCCCAACCTCAATCTGCTGGGCCAGCGCGAACCTGAAATATATGGCAGTCTTACTATGGAAGATTTTCTTGAGACATTAAAAAATGATTTTCCCGCGCACGAAATTTTGTTCTATCAGTCCAATATTGAAGGCGAGATCATCAACCGGTTGCAGGTTAACGATTTTGAGGCTTTGATTCTTAATGCAGGGGCATTCACGCACTATTCCTACGCTATTGCAGATTGTCTGAAAAATATCGGGAAGCCGAAGATTGAAGTTCATATCAGCAACATTTATAAAAGAGAAGACTTTCGCCAGAAATCGGTGACCGCGGCTTACACAGACGGGATTTTAAGCGGTTTCGGCCTGGAAGGTTACCGCCTCGCCATTTTAAGTTTAAATAAATAA